One window of the Natrinema sp. CBA1119 genome contains the following:
- a CDS encoding carbohydrate ABC transporter permease — translation MASETGESIRPGRTYIPWDDLPVQRETIAGIGTVLPVVVLYLLIAVLPIVFAFWASLHEIHTLNPEWQWAGLSNYREVLNISTFWDSLWRGIVYMVGSTLLQLAVGLWMALVLNRITRGQKLLTAVVFTAYLIPTIIVSLVAMRVFDPAGGVFQMIGAEWLGLWGGQEAPLGSREWAMQLLILIGTWKFAVFVTIFTLAQLRAIPDRFYEAAKICGANRWQMFRDITLPRLMGIVLVVVLLRSVFMFNKFDIIWQLTEGGPGDATTTLPVLAYKTVYTDQAYGLANAISVVMFLFLLASAIIYFKLFNPSEEVETTT, via the coding sequence ATGGCCAGTGAAACCGGAGAATCGATACGGCCCGGCAGGACGTACATTCCGTGGGACGACCTGCCGGTACAGCGGGAGACGATCGCCGGTATCGGGACCGTTCTCCCCGTCGTCGTCCTGTACTTACTCATCGCGGTGCTTCCGATCGTGTTCGCGTTCTGGGCATCGTTACACGAGATCCACACGCTCAATCCCGAGTGGCAGTGGGCCGGACTGTCGAACTATCGGGAAGTCCTGAACATCTCCACGTTCTGGGACTCGCTGTGGCGGGGGATCGTCTACATGGTCGGCAGCACGCTCCTCCAGCTCGCCGTCGGGCTCTGGATGGCGCTGGTGCTCAACCGTATCACCCGCGGCCAGAAACTGCTCACTGCAGTGGTCTTTACGGCCTACCTGATCCCGACGATCATCGTTTCGCTGGTCGCGATGCGGGTGTTCGACCCCGCCGGCGGCGTCTTCCAGATGATCGGCGCCGAGTGGCTCGGGCTGTGGGGCGGCCAGGAGGCCCCGCTCGGCTCGCGAGAGTGGGCCATGCAGCTGCTGATTCTCATCGGGACCTGGAAGTTCGCCGTCTTCGTCACCATCTTCACGCTCGCGCAGTTGCGCGCGATCCCGGATCGGTTCTACGAGGCGGCGAAGATCTGTGGCGCCAACCGGTGGCAGATGTTCCGTGACATCACGCTGCCGCGGCTCATGGGGATCGTTTTGGTCGTCGTCCTGCTTCGATCGGTCTTCATGTTCAACAAGTTCGATATCATCTGGCAGCTCACGGAAGGCGGACCCGGCGATGCCACGACGACGCTGCCCGTGCTGGCCTACAAGACCGTCTACACGGACCAGGCCTACGGGCTCGCCAACGCGATCTCCGTCGTCATGTTCCTGTTCCTGCTGGCGTCGGCGATCATCTACTTCAAACTGTTCAACCCCAGCGAGGAGGTGGAGACGACAACATGA
- a CDS encoding ABC transporter substrate-binding protein, whose amino-acid sequence MTRDNINRRRVLTGAGVGIAGAMAGCLGGGGGDDDVQFLTDYYNDAWQALWDELEPDFEDETDIQMSIEEAGMSGSQESRLSQLIQAGNPPEANTSTFDQVADIWETDQLETVTDVVSSIEEVNGELNAGGAFLGEGDDIYQIPHGVYVSNFQYRADVYEALDLDVPETFSDILENARIIDEAGGDLEDMRGYGLAGAPTGKSQDEMLVLLASSGISGIGLAWKDPDAREELEINWPEDTVIEVLEYVDELSQYSPDPTSIGWSSSLSSWVQGSYGQCYHLNAWPAGVTALTAEAEDSDALRGVAEDTKVIAYPMLDGVDPDENWLSAPAPDGYHIFANSERPGDAKEWFEWLYADSMERTASFYGTDPGRFLPTYSDVLESDAFQNQGIYQAHPHLVEKLQYCQDEIWGNHYGSVEEANTSSPVSLYMQRQWFYGEMINRVVTDSMSPQEAYDWGYEQLEEAFAEAQDTFG is encoded by the coding sequence ATGACACGGGACAATATCAACAGACGACGGGTGCTTACGGGAGCGGGTGTCGGAATCGCTGGAGCAATGGCTGGCTGTCTCGGTGGTGGTGGTGGCGACGATGACGTTCAGTTTCTTACGGACTACTATAACGACGCGTGGCAAGCGCTCTGGGATGAGCTTGAGCCCGATTTCGAAGACGAGACCGACATCCAAATGTCCATCGAGGAAGCCGGGATGTCGGGGAGTCAGGAGTCGCGGCTCTCGCAGCTGATTCAGGCGGGCAATCCGCCGGAAGCGAACACCTCCACGTTCGACCAGGTGGCCGATATCTGGGAGACGGATCAGCTCGAGACCGTCACCGACGTCGTCTCGTCAATCGAGGAAGTAAACGGGGAACTGAACGCCGGCGGCGCGTTCCTCGGTGAGGGGGACGACATCTATCAGATCCCACACGGTGTGTACGTCTCGAACTTCCAGTATCGCGCGGACGTTTACGAGGCGCTTGACCTGGACGTACCCGAGACCTTCAGCGATATCCTCGAGAACGCTCGAATCATCGACGAGGCCGGCGGCGACCTCGAGGACATGCGCGGATACGGACTGGCCGGCGCACCGACTGGCAAGAGCCAGGACGAAATGCTCGTCCTGCTCGCGAGTTCGGGAATCTCCGGTATCGGCCTCGCCTGGAAGGATCCGGACGCCCGCGAGGAACTCGAGATCAACTGGCCCGAGGACACGGTGATCGAGGTACTGGAGTACGTGGACGAACTCTCGCAGTACTCGCCGGATCCGACCAGCATCGGGTGGTCCAGCTCGCTCAGCAGTTGGGTGCAGGGGAGCTACGGCCAGTGTTATCACCTCAACGCCTGGCCGGCCGGCGTCACCGCACTGACCGCCGAGGCAGAAGACAGCGATGCGCTGCGTGGGGTCGCCGAGGACACGAAGGTCATCGCCTACCCGATGCTGGACGGCGTCGATCCGGACGAGAACTGGCTGTCCGCGCCGGCTCCCGACGGCTACCACATCTTCGCGAACTCCGAGCGGCCGGGCGACGCCAAGGAGTGGTTCGAGTGGCTCTACGCGGACAGCATGGAGCGCACCGCGAGCTTCTACGGGACGGATCCCGGTCGGTTCCTGCCGACCTACTCCGACGTCCTCGAGTCCGACGCGTTCCAGAACCAGGGTATCTACCAGGCGCATCCGCACCTGGTCGAGAAGCTCCAGTACTGCCAGGACGAGATCTGGGGCAACCACTACGGCAGCGTCGAAGAGGCCAACACCTCCTCGCCGGTGTCGCTGTACATGCAGCGTCAGTGGTTCTACGGCGAGATGATCAACCGGGTCGTCACCGACTCGATGAGCCCACAGGAGGCCTACGATTGGGGTTACGAGCAACTCGAAGAGGCGTTCGCAGAGGCACAGGACACGTTCGGATAG
- a CDS encoding molybdopterin-dependent oxidoreductase, with translation MAKSRTGEVAARARPWLPAVAVALAAGLGAVGGSYLSVGRRPAFVVEPFDRLVLLLSPDALVAVAITQLGTLGHQLAFLTAIAVTCTVFGLAALPGAAFLLGRGPAPGALSRGGSALLGVILGTVPPAIVAYGLTRSQPSTLGVAAGAGFVLLATAGASALLAGERRSLGSPARRRVLGAVGSAIGVSGLALFVQGTGEEPFPSPLEIPEDARPEVRELLTRAKDQSFGVEGLEPLVSTDFYEVDIGNVDPDVDPEEWSLSITGAVAEEREYDFADLEGMTLEDRFATLRCVGDQLNGRQMDTALWSGVPVRQLLEAAEPAGDRVILHGADGYYNEFPIDALWPGLLAYRMNGRPLPRAHGAPVRALVPGHWGEINVKWLTEIEVRDEDTMGYWEHRGWHGTGPVNTVAKLWQTRSLGSGRYEVAGHAYAGTRGIEAVEVSTDEGDTWVEAELSEPLPGDDVWRQWRHEYGAGGWHKVIVRARDGDGNLQIPEEDGPRPDGATGWVSETVGPQ, from the coding sequence ATGGCAAAGTCTCGCACGGGAGAGGTGGCCGCCCGGGCGCGCCCGTGGCTTCCCGCAGTCGCCGTGGCGCTCGCCGCGGGGCTGGGCGCCGTCGGGGGCTCGTACCTGTCCGTCGGCCGACGGCCGGCATTCGTCGTGGAGCCGTTCGACCGACTCGTGTTGCTGCTCAGTCCCGACGCGCTCGTGGCCGTTGCGATCACCCAACTCGGGACGCTCGGTCACCAACTGGCCTTCCTGACGGCCATTGCAGTGACCTGTACGGTCTTCGGGCTGGCTGCCCTGCCCGGCGCGGCGTTCCTGCTGGGTCGCGGCCCTGCTCCCGGCGCGTTGTCTCGAGGCGGCAGCGCTCTCCTCGGCGTGATCCTCGGGACAGTCCCTCCGGCCATCGTCGCGTACGGACTGACGCGCTCGCAGCCGTCGACGCTCGGCGTCGCCGCCGGCGCGGGATTCGTTCTGCTCGCGACGGCCGGAGCGTCCGCGCTGCTCGCCGGTGAACGCCGTTCCCTCGGCTCTCCCGCCCGGCGACGCGTCCTCGGTGCCGTCGGGTCGGCGATCGGCGTGAGCGGGCTCGCACTCTTCGTTCAGGGCACCGGCGAGGAGCCGTTCCCGTCGCCCCTCGAGATCCCCGAGGACGCCCGTCCCGAGGTCCGGGAGCTGCTCACGCGAGCGAAAGACCAGTCGTTCGGCGTCGAGGGGCTCGAGCCGCTGGTCAGCACGGACTTCTACGAGGTCGACATCGGTAACGTCGATCCCGACGTCGACCCCGAGGAGTGGTCCCTCTCGATCACGGGCGCGGTCGCGGAGGAACGCGAATACGATTTCGCTGACCTCGAGGGCATGACCCTCGAGGATCGCTTCGCGACGCTGCGGTGCGTCGGCGACCAGCTTAACGGCCGGCAGATGGACACCGCGCTCTGGAGCGGCGTGCCGGTCCGACAGCTCCTCGAGGCGGCGGAGCCGGCGGGCGATCGGGTCATCTTGCACGGAGCCGACGGCTACTACAACGAGTTCCCGATCGACGCATTGTGGCCGGGACTGTTGGCCTATCGAATGAACGGCCGGCCGCTGCCGCGGGCACACGGCGCGCCGGTGCGCGCGCTCGTCCCAGGTCATTGGGGCGAGATCAACGTGAAGTGGCTGACCGAGATCGAGGTTCGCGACGAGGACACGATGGGCTACTGGGAGCACCGGGGCTGGCACGGCACCGGCCCGGTCAACACCGTGGCCAAGCTCTGGCAGACCCGTTCCCTGGGAAGCGGCCGCTACGAGGTAGCTGGCCACGCCTACGCCGGAACCCGAGGTATCGAGGCCGTCGAGGTTTCGACCGACGAGGGCGACACCTGGGTTGAGGCCGAACTCTCCGAGCCCCTCCCCGGCGACGACGTCTGGCGGCAGTGGCGTCACGAGTATGGAGCGGGCGGGTGGCACAAAGTGATCGTTCGGGCCCGCGACGGAGACGGGAACCTCCAGATACCCGAGGAGGACGGCCCGCGACCCGACGGTGCCACCGGCTGGGTTTCCGAAACTGTCGGACCGCAGTGA
- a CDS encoding MFS transporter produces MSEDHTYSTAEIRTIALAVIAGVFFGGVATGVAFPTLPLLDEKLVISAIMLSLILSANRIARLFMNTPAGTIIDRVGARKPMIFGLFTQALAPFGYVIGLHTPPTDLGTLPILGDVSLPGVVFVLSRLFWGVGSAFVFIGAFATITYVTTADNRGRWVGYMRGGQSLGFPTGLVLGGLLTDLASMQTAFLTAGVLALLAGIIATVVLPDVHAGAEGRAAKLREVPALLVSNPTVLLIGYGNFTVRFLWGGIILSTLARYASDYGLELSALGAAGISGVVMGLGVVTSGSLTVVTGWVSDLVSDRTLLTVPAFLSMGAGFLIIAYVPTIEALLGAIVLVGGGMGAAAPAMLAIMGDLTPGDELGRMGGAYQVMGDIGLSLGPLIAIPAVDSWFGYQTTYVLCAALVLSCLTIVSLPLLRNPEVSRAGVKAD; encoded by the coding sequence ATGTCTGAGGATCACACCTACTCGACGGCGGAGATCAGGACGATCGCGCTCGCGGTCATCGCCGGCGTCTTCTTCGGTGGTGTCGCGACCGGCGTCGCCTTCCCCACGCTCCCGTTGCTCGACGAGAAGCTCGTCATCTCCGCGATCATGCTGAGCCTGATCCTCTCGGCCAATCGGATCGCCCGGCTGTTCATGAACACGCCGGCCGGGACGATCATCGACCGGGTCGGCGCGCGGAAACCGATGATCTTCGGGCTGTTCACGCAAGCGCTGGCTCCCTTCGGCTACGTCATCGGTCTGCACACGCCCCCGACCGATCTCGGAACGCTGCCAATACTCGGCGACGTGTCGCTGCCGGGCGTCGTCTTCGTCCTCTCGCGGCTGTTCTGGGGGGTCGGCAGCGCGTTCGTCTTTATCGGCGCGTTCGCCACGATCACGTACGTCACGACGGCCGACAACCGCGGTCGCTGGGTCGGTTACATGCGTGGCGGCCAGTCACTAGGGTTCCCGACCGGGCTCGTCCTCGGCGGCCTCCTGACCGATCTCGCGAGCATGCAGACGGCGTTTCTCACCGCTGGCGTGCTCGCCCTGCTGGCCGGGATCATCGCGACGGTCGTGTTGCCGGACGTTCACGCCGGTGCGGAGGGCCGAGCGGCGAAACTCCGCGAAGTCCCGGCGTTGCTCGTCAGTAATCCGACCGTCCTCCTGATCGGCTACGGCAACTTCACCGTCCGCTTCCTCTGGGGCGGCATCATCCTCTCGACGCTCGCCCGCTACGCGAGCGACTACGGCCTCGAGCTGTCCGCCCTCGGTGCCGCCGGGATCAGCGGGGTGGTGATGGGGTTGGGCGTCGTGACGTCGGGATCGCTGACGGTCGTCACCGGCTGGGTGTCGGATCTGGTCAGCGACCGGACGCTGCTGACGGTGCCCGCATTCCTGTCGATGGGCGCGGGTTTCTTGATCATCGCCTACGTCCCGACGATCGAGGCGCTGCTCGGCGCGATCGTGCTCGTCGGCGGCGGCATGGGCGCGGCCGCGCCCGCCATGCTCGCGATCATGGGCGATCTCACGCCCGGCGACGAACTCGGCCGGATGGGCGGTGCCTATCAGGTGATGGGCGATATCGGACTCAGCCTGGGTCCGTTGATCGCGATTCCGGCCGTCGATAGCTGGTTCGGCTACCAGACGACCTACGTGCTCTGTGCCGCGCTCGTGTTGAGTTGCCTGACGATCGTTTCGCTCCCGCTGTTGCGCAACCCCGAGGTCTCGCGAGCAGGAGTAAAAGCGGACTAG
- a CDS encoding class I adenylate-forming enzyme family protein, with amino-acid sequence MELDIVSAETLLESPYDGNVANLLERAVVEQPDTIAVEHAGETVTYREFGDRVARFADGLRELGLEAGDRVGLYMPNGIPFCTVVWACCRAGVVASPLNPEYRRREIEYQLEHADADAVLIEGDADEYVREAVADLETEIVSATAADGHPSLPALGDDADAAGDAAVVDREDDDVLLQPYTSGTTGQPKGVLLTHRNFRVQIAQSVSSYSAGPIEGDGIIVLPMYHITGLLGMMASLCAGRTLHLLRPDQWDPELVLRKLDEHDIPSFVGVAAMFVDLLEAHDPDEYDLSTLIKAGQGGDKLPKPTQEQFEEAFDVPLTEGYGLTETTATSHTIRWSSLGNRSGSVGQPVGHTRSKVVDEDGEEVDPGEEGEILIAGSQVMKGYYKNPEANEEVFTEDGFFRTGDIGTRDEDNYYYIKGREKEMILTAGYNVYPREVENLLYEHPDIHEAAVFGVPDERRGETVAAAITPAPDAALTADDVEEYVLGELAPYKHPRIVEVRRDLPKTGSGKIRKTTLREEFVADRGLES; translated from the coding sequence ATGGAGCTCGATATCGTCTCCGCGGAGACGCTTTTGGAGTCGCCCTACGATGGGAACGTCGCGAACTTGCTCGAGCGAGCGGTGGTGGAACAGCCCGACACGATCGCCGTCGAACACGCTGGCGAGACGGTCACCTACCGCGAATTCGGTGACCGGGTCGCGCGCTTCGCCGACGGACTCCGAGAACTCGGCCTCGAGGCGGGCGATCGGGTCGGCCTCTACATGCCCAACGGAATCCCCTTCTGTACGGTCGTCTGGGCCTGCTGTCGCGCCGGCGTCGTCGCGAGTCCGCTGAACCCCGAGTATCGCCGTCGCGAGATCGAGTACCAGCTCGAGCACGCCGACGCCGACGCCGTTCTGATCGAGGGCGACGCGGACGAGTACGTCCGCGAGGCCGTCGCGGATCTCGAGACGGAAATCGTCAGCGCGACGGCCGCGGACGGTCATCCCTCGCTGCCTGCCCTCGGCGACGACGCCGACGCTGCCGGGGACGCCGCCGTCGTCGACCGCGAGGACGACGACGTCCTCCTGCAGCCCTACACGTCGGGAACGACGGGCCAACCCAAGGGCGTCTTGCTGACCCACCGCAACTTCCGGGTCCAGATCGCACAGAGCGTCTCGAGTTACAGCGCCGGCCCGATCGAGGGCGACGGGATCATCGTCCTCCCGATGTATCACATCACCGGGCTGCTCGGAATGATGGCCTCGCTGTGTGCCGGCCGGACGCTGCACTTGCTTCGGCCCGACCAGTGGGACCCCGAACTGGTGCTCCGAAAACTCGACGAACACGACATTCCGTCCTTCGTCGGCGTCGCCGCGATGTTCGTCGACCTGCTCGAGGCCCACGATCCCGACGAGTACGACCTGTCGACGCTGATCAAGGCGGGTCAGGGCGGGGACAAGCTCCCGAAGCCGACCCAGGAGCAGTTCGAGGAGGCGTTTGACGTGCCGCTCACGGAGGGGTACGGCCTGACCGAGACGACGGCGACGAGCCACACGATCCGGTGGTCGTCGCTGGGCAACCGGTCCGGCAGCGTCGGCCAGCCGGTCGGCCACACGCGCTCGAAGGTCGTCGACGAGGACGGCGAGGAGGTCGACCCCGGCGAGGAGGGCGAGATCCTCATCGCCGGCTCGCAGGTGATGAAGGGCTACTACAAGAACCCCGAGGCCAACGAGGAGGTCTTCACCGAGGACGGCTTCTTCCGCACCGGCGACATCGGCACGCGCGACGAGGACAACTACTACTACATCAAGGGCCGCGAGAAGGAGATGATCCTGACCGCGGGCTACAACGTCTACCCGCGCGAGGTCGAGAACCTGCTCTACGAGCATCCGGACATCCACGAGGCAGCGGTGTTCGGCGTCCCGGACGAGCGACGCGGCGAGACCGTCGCCGCCGCGATCACGCCGGCGCCGGACGCGGCGCTGACCGCAGACGACGTCGAGGAGTACGTTCTCGGCGAACTCGCACCCTACAAACATCCGCGAATCGTCGAGGTTCGCCGCGACCTCCCAAAGACGGGAAGCGGGAAGATCCGGAAGACGACCCTGCGCGAGGAGTTCGTCGCGGACCGTGGGCTCGAATCGTGA
- a CDS encoding SDR family NAD(P)-dependent oxidoreductase, with protein MTVDQFSVAGQTAIVTGSSSGIGKTIVERFADDGANVVVTSREMENVEPVADAINESERPGEAIAIECDVTERDAVQELIDETVDEFGGLDILINNAGASFQAPLSEISENGWKTIVDINLHGTFHCSQLAVEYMRDNGGGRIVNFASVAGTRGSKTMSHYGAAKAGVVNFTTSAAADWAEDGIWVNCIAPGLVATEGVRTQMGVEDDAAEIARTTPDRTIGKPEEVADLAQFLASPAASYMVGETIEIKGIPRLGE; from the coding sequence ATGACGGTCGACCAGTTCAGCGTCGCGGGCCAGACCGCGATCGTCACGGGCTCCTCGAGCGGCATCGGGAAGACGATCGTCGAGCGCTTCGCCGACGACGGCGCGAACGTGGTCGTCACCTCGCGGGAGATGGAGAACGTCGAACCGGTCGCGGACGCGATCAACGAGAGCGAGCGGCCGGGTGAGGCGATCGCGATCGAGTGCGACGTGACGGAGCGCGACGCGGTTCAGGAGCTGATCGACGAGACGGTCGACGAGTTCGGCGGGCTCGACATCCTGATCAACAACGCGGGGGCGAGCTTCCAGGCTCCGCTCTCGGAGATCAGCGAGAACGGCTGGAAGACCATCGTCGACATCAATCTCCACGGGACCTTCCACTGCTCGCAACTCGCCGTCGAGTACATGCGCGACAACGGCGGCGGCCGAATCGTCAACTTCGCCAGCGTCGCGGGTACTCGGGGCTCGAAGACGATGAGTCACTACGGCGCGGCCAAGGCCGGGGTCGTCAACTTCACCACCTCCGCGGCGGCCGACTGGGCCGAAGACGGGATCTGGGTCAACTGCATCGCGCCCGGGCTGGTCGCCACCGAGGGCGTCCGCACTCAGATGGGCGTCGAGGACGACGCTGCGGAGATCGCCCGCACCACTCCGGATCGGACGATCGGCAAACCCGAGGAAGTCGCCGACCTCGCGCAGTTCCTCGCCAGCCCCGCCGCCTCCTATATGGTCGGCGAGACGATTGAAATCAAGGGGATTCCACGCCTCGGCGAGTAA
- a CDS encoding MaoC family dehydratase N-terminal domain-containing protein, with protein MPNRPLEELEAMVGDTTVTVEEFRIEPGKVEEFARAITAADHVFRDETVAAERGHDRVPAPLTYSQVGRFPRYTPADVDGKGFDLAFQPEYVIHGEQAHEYERPIYVGDVLEGTTTLANVFQREGGRAGTMTFAVLETEYRTPEGELVLTDRSTAIETEGAIDDGDESAAEGDADGSASDGEPTEADGGTAGTDPVTPAPTVDEFERVRTVADLKSGETGPTVVVEDLERQHFVKYAGASGDFNPIHYDEPFATSAGNESVFGQGMFTAGITSRVVANWFDLRDVTSFGVRFQSRVFPGDTVVATGEVGEIDRNAGTVETELEARTTDGETLLTGTATADLE; from the coding sequence ATGCCGAATAGGCCCCTCGAGGAACTCGAGGCGATGGTCGGCGACACCACGGTCACCGTCGAGGAGTTCCGAATCGAACCCGGTAAGGTCGAGGAGTTCGCGCGGGCGATCACCGCCGCGGACCACGTCTTCCGCGACGAAACGGTAGCAGCGGAGCGCGGCCACGACCGCGTCCCCGCGCCGCTGACCTACAGCCAGGTCGGCCGTTTCCCGCGGTACACGCCCGCCGACGTCGACGGCAAGGGGTTCGACCTCGCCTTCCAGCCGGAGTACGTCATCCACGGCGAGCAGGCCCACGAGTACGAACGACCCATCTACGTCGGCGACGTCCTCGAGGGGACGACCACCCTCGCGAACGTCTTCCAGCGCGAGGGCGGCCGCGCAGGGACGATGACCTTCGCCGTCCTCGAGACCGAGTACCGGACGCCGGAGGGGGAACTCGTCCTGACCGACCGCTCGACGGCGATCGAAACGGAGGGGGCGATCGACGACGGCGACGAGAGCGCGGCCGAGGGCGACGCCGACGGGTCCGCGAGCGACGGTGAGCCGACCGAGGCCGACGGCGGCACCGCCGGAACGGACCCCGTGACCCCCGCGCCGACCGTCGATGAGTTCGAGCGCGTCCGTACCGTCGCCGACCTCAAGTCCGGCGAGACCGGCCCGACGGTCGTCGTCGAAGACCTCGAGCGCCAGCACTTCGTGAAGTACGCCGGGGCCAGCGGCGACTTCAATCCGATTCACTACGACGAGCCATTCGCCACGAGTGCGGGCAACGAGAGCGTCTTCGGGCAGGGGATGTTCACCGCCGGGATCACCTCCCGCGTCGTCGCAAACTGGTTCGACCTGCGGGACGTCACGTCTTTCGGCGTTCGGTTCCAGTCACGGGTCTTCCCCGGCGACACCGTCGTCGCGACCGGCGAGGTCGGCGAGATCGATCGCAACGCGGGAACGGTCGAGACCGAACTCGAGGCGCGGACGACCGACGGCGAGACGCTGCTGACCGGGACGGCGACGGCCGACCTCGAGTAG
- a CDS encoding Zn-ribbon domain-containing OB-fold protein, protein MSAPVEDRREEWDGPVPVPTGATVPFWAGALEGDLRYQECDCGHCQLYPRAVCTACGAEDPPFEDSEGVGTIYTYTVCHVPGEPGFGDRTPYVVGAIDLAEGPRLLALLDAEPADLEIGAAVGVTFWRVSEEAAIPVFAPE, encoded by the coding sequence ATGAGTGCCCCAGTCGAGGACCGTCGCGAGGAGTGGGACGGCCCGGTTCCCGTTCCGACCGGCGCGACGGTTCCCTTCTGGGCGGGCGCGCTCGAGGGCGACCTGCGCTATCAGGAGTGCGACTGTGGCCATTGCCAGCTGTACCCGCGGGCGGTTTGCACCGCCTGCGGGGCCGAGGATCCCCCCTTCGAAGACAGCGAGGGCGTCGGAACGATCTACACCTACACCGTCTGCCACGTCCCCGGCGAACCCGGCTTCGGTGATCGGACGCCCTACGTCGTCGGCGCGATCGACCTCGCCGAGGGGCCGCGCCTGCTCGCACTGCTCGACGCCGAGCCCGCCGACCTCGAGATCGGCGCGGCCGTCGGGGTCACGTTCTGGAGGGTCTCTGAGGAGGCCGCGATTCCGGTGTTCGCGCCGGAGTAG
- a CDS encoding acetyl-CoA acetyltransferase encodes MAEPILAGVAESELGETPDRNWLDNAAIATVRALEDAGCSLGDVDGVAVAGGNDYMPALVLSEYLDLDEPSFLEGTEIGGSSFEHFCGHVRDAMTRGEADVVVVAYGSTGKTGPGRDQSLEETHPIDGFVRPTGLFRPPGAYAMAARRHMHEYGTTEEQLAEIAVATREWASMNPKAAQREPITVEDVLESRQIAEPFNLLDCCLVSDGGGAVVLVSEEKARELDVPEIAVAGVASTSTHRQDISEMPDMTTTGAAVTGPKAFDQAGITHDDVDVAEIYDSFTYTALVTLEDLGFCEKGDGGEFVSGGTTAPGGELPMNTQGGGLSYCHPGHFGVFVLIEAARQLRGDYEGDRQVDDAEVAIAHGTGGVLSSSSTVVLRREA; translated from the coding sequence GTGGCTGAACCGATCCTCGCGGGCGTCGCGGAGAGTGAACTCGGCGAGACGCCCGACCGGAACTGGCTCGACAACGCGGCGATCGCGACCGTTCGCGCGCTCGAGGACGCCGGCTGTTCCCTCGGGGACGTCGACGGCGTCGCGGTCGCGGGCGGTAACGACTACATGCCCGCGCTGGTGCTGTCGGAGTATCTCGACCTCGACGAGCCCTCGTTCCTTGAGGGGACCGAGATCGGCGGCTCGTCGTTCGAGCACTTCTGCGGGCACGTCCGCGACGCGATGACCCGCGGCGAGGCGGACGTGGTGGTCGTCGCCTACGGCTCGACGGGCAAGACCGGCCCCGGCAGGGACCAGTCGCTCGAGGAGACCCACCCGATCGACGGCTTCGTCCGGCCGACGGGCCTTTTCAGGCCGCCCGGGGCCTACGCGATGGCCGCGCGCCGGCACATGCACGAGTACGGTACGACCGAGGAACAGCTCGCCGAAATCGCCGTCGCGACCCGCGAGTGGGCGTCGATGAACCCCAAGGCCGCCCAGCGGGAGCCGATCACGGTCGAGGACGTCCTCGAGTCTCGACAAATCGCCGAGCCGTTCAACTTGCTCGACTGCTGTCTCGTCTCGGACGGCGGCGGCGCGGTCGTCCTCGTGAGCGAGGAGAAGGCCCGCGAGCTCGACGTTCCGGAGATCGCCGTCGCGGGCGTCGCCTCGACCAGCACCCACCGGCAGGACATCAGCGAAATGCCGGACATGACGACCACCGGTGCGGCGGTGACGGGGCCGAAGGCCTTCGACCAAGCCGGGATTACCCACGACGACGTCGACGTCGCCGAGATTTACGACTCGTTTACCTACACCGCCCTGGTCACCCTCGAGGATCTCGGCTTCTGCGAGAAGGGCGACGGCGGCGAGTTCGTCTCGGGCGGTACCACTGCCCCCGGCGGCGAGTTGCCGATGAACACGCAGGGCGGCGGGCTCTCGTACTGTCACCCCGGTCACTTCGGGGTCTTCGTCCTCATCGAGGCCGCGCGACAGCTCCGGGGTGACTACGAGGGCGACCGACAGGTCGACGACGCCGAGGTGGCGATCGCCCACGGCACCGGGGGGGTACTCTCCTCGAGTAGCACCGTCGTCCTCCGGAGGGAAGCATGA